In Podospora pseudopauciseta strain CBS 411.78 chromosome 3, whole genome shotgun sequence, one genomic interval encodes:
- a CDS encoding hypothetical protein (antiSMASH:Cluster_1): MGNTRLKMVGGATTSSSSTLDRPNLSRLTRRSHSQRSSDPGDLPHVSPLPSNPLDVMEQGYMADDHHNSRHAQEKGSEKISYRRSAITFIRTSWASFVSCSKWAVRILLGQNPAWNSAIMVLATYLGILVAISSIFGWPVLPLIRIRGRQGSSVIPFGGGSLSRARPCHTTTINNYSPTTINNYV; this comes from the exons ATGGGCAACACGCGGCTCAAGATGGTAGGGGGCGCCACAACTTCGTCGTCCAGTACCCTCGACAGACCAAATTTGAGCCGCCTCACACGACGCTCGCATTCTCAGAGATCCTCAGACCCAGGCGATTTACCTCATGTGTCTCCTTTGCCCAGCAACCCGCTGGATGTGATGGAACAGGGGTACATGGCGGATGACCATCACAATTCTCGACATGCGCAAGAAAAGGGATCGGAGAAGATATCCTACCGAAGAAGTGCTATCACGTTTATCAGGACTAG CTGGGCTTCTTTTGTATCGTGTTCGAAATGGGCAGTACGAATATTGCTAGGACAAAATCCGGCGTGGAACAGTGCGATCATGGTTCTAGCGACATACTTGGGTATCCTGGTGGCCATCTCTAGCATCTTTGGATGGCCGGTGCTGCCCTTGATACGCATCCGAGGGCGACAGGGGTCGTCCGTAATACcgtttggaggggggagtcTCAGTCGCGCTCGCCCATGTCAtacaaccaccatcaacaactaTTCTCCGACTACTATCAACAATTACGTCTAA